From the genome of Carassius auratus strain Wakin chromosome 29, ASM336829v1, whole genome shotgun sequence:
GAAACCAATCCATTAAAAGGACTGAATGTcttattgcacaaaaaaaaaaaaaaaaaaacactgtaacttaatttcttttttaggCTAGTTTCTGTTTGGACACAATAAAAAGGGAACATAAAAGGCTCTGAAAACCAAGAACTTGACTTAGGAATGGATCCCTAAAAGtgctttaacattaaaaaatatatataattttgtgctCGCTGTTGAGCAACGGTTGTATAATTCATATAAATGATGCAAACAGAGTTTTGTTTGACAGTGAAACCAAACTAGCACCCAAACGTGATATTTTTACCGTAGCTCTTCAAGGCCTTCTGCGACTGTAGCATCCATCCAAGAAAGTGTTATTTTGAGGCATCATTCGGTTTCATTTACCTGAAGACCAACCCTGTGCCCGAGCAAGCCCAGTAAACCACCCAGTGAAAGTTCCCAGAAAGCACATTTAGAGATTTGACTGTTTATTTGGTTCAAGACACCTGTGTTGGAGCCCTTAATTGgccaaagagagaaagagaaagagagagggagagaagaaaGGGATTACCTTTATTGCCGATATATTAAAGTCCAAACTAAGTGCTTGTGCTTCAAAGCATTGATAGGATTCTTTTATACAGCATTTATATACAGCGTCTATACAAGAGACATTCATGACTCTCATGAAAGCAGGAGGTGTCCATGTCCGCCGTCTCCCTCCCGATCCTTCCagactgaaacacacagacaatcAACAGACacgaagaaagaaagaaacacacacacgcataagcTCGCAGTCACCAGAGCAGCAAAAGCATGCGTATAGGCTTGGGAATCACTTTTATCGTAATGACAGCATATTTAATTCTACATCTCGAAGCGCTATGTTCACCTGGTTAGAGCAGACGGGATCTGAGCAAACGAATGAACACAAATGTCAGCAAAACATCTGAATTTGAGACTAAGAGAAACTCATATCAAGCCCAACTTCCTCCTCAACGTAATCAACTGATTACGTGAGGAGGAACGATTTTTAACAGCACAATCTGAACTAGCGCAACACAGAAAGTTATAACTGAGTACATTCTAGCATACAAGCTCTTGTTAATGGCACTGGCTGACATGTGTTAACCCCTTGCTGCCCACTCCGCAGGCCAGCGAAGAACATAGAAGAACATGGCTTAGGTCCAGAAGATCCGGACAGATCTTCGACAAAAAGATCATCTCGGGTGATGTGCACTATTGGATATTCTAAGTGGTCATGGCTtcactttctttatttttctgttctcctctgcacatatatatatatatatcaacccaATATGTATGTTCAGTACATTATACTGATATGCATTTGGCTATTGAAAGCATCATGTGACATCTGTCCAGTGAACTGCATGTTGAAAATGGAATAGTTTATTTCGGGGTTAACTGAGATATGGCATTCAAACTAAATTATGTGCTTGAAAGGATTAGGTCAGACAGGAAGGGGCGGGATGAAACAGTGACTAAGGCATCTGATGGGACGGTCTATTTCTTTCTGTAGTTGCCCAGTTGAATGGCCGAGCGGTCGAAGACACAGCGGAAGGTGATGGGCTGGACCTCCCAATAGGGCACTGGATTACTGAACAGGCTTATGCCTGAGTACATGGCCTTCTTTGTATTATAGCCGGGTGGGCAGAAGTCCTCTGTTCCCACAGCAGCAATCTTGTTGGAGTGAAGGTAGATCACCTGGAAATGATTGAATGAGAGCGTGACAACATGTGACTTAAAGACGTGTGGAAATGGCATGTTAACTCATGTGAGATCTCTCACCTGGATGTATTTGTGTTCTGGCAGGCCAGCCGGGACCGAAGTCAGCATGTTACTGTCCAGGTGAAGTTCCCTCAGGTGAGGCACGTTGGCCAGAGAGCCGTTCTCCACCACGCTGATCTCATTGTGGCTCAGACCCAGCCTGTAAACACACACTgtgttattatcattaacaaaaaaatgaaacgaaaatgaaaactaaagcaaaacatttgtggtaattgaaatgcaaatacaaacaaacataactgggaaacactgaaagtaaataaaaaatatattttatagctcCAAAACcaactgaactgaaataaaagtggccacaaatcaatttatttatgtattttattttattttttttatacattgtacACTATCATTAGCTATGGGGTTATTCTTTATGCTTTATGTTGGAAAAAAGTCTCActaaggctgcatatatttgattaaaaatacaaaataaaaacagtaatattgtgaaaattgaTTGAACTGTTTTccactgaaatatattttttaaatgtaattgattcttgtgattgcaaagctgaattgtcagcatcattactccattcatcagtgtcacacgatcagaaatcatgctgatttgcagctcaagaaacatattaCCAAAACTTAACTAAgagcagttgtgctgctcaatatttttatgACTATTTCTTTGATGAAAATTCCAAAGAATAGCATTCATTtggaatagaaatcttttgcgacattataaatgtcattactttcacttttgatcaatttaatgcatccttctgAATATATGACTCCCCTATAATATATAACTCCCCTGGTCAAATATCATCAGAATTGTGAGACTAATAACAAAACAGGCTTCTCATAAAGCGTTCTGTATTTGAGTCAATACTCTTTTATAAGATCTCGGCTGTGATTCAGTCTCGGCACGTGCAGTGGAAAATCTCTGTAATATGAATGTTCTATTTTCTCTGTGTGATCCAAAGCAAACTGATCCATTCAGTGATGTCATGGTATTCGAGTCTCACAGGGTAGTCCTCATGCAAATTCAAAACAAACCTAATGAAATCTGATTTATTATTTCCTCTGTTTTAAACCCTTTCCCTCCCGAGTCAGATTTTGCTGAGGTTTTCAGCTATACAGAAACATATTTAGCGGTTTCCATCCATACTCTTCAAGTCGGCCATGAAAGAAAATCAACTGTTTGTTTGTATAACAAATGACAAATGTATTAAGaagaaatatgcatttacttGGACAGGTTCTTGAGGCCCTTCAGACTGTCTGCAGTCACTTTAGTGATCTTGTTACCATCCAAGTGAAGTTCAAAAAGAGAGCTGGGCAGAcctgaacattttttttacagattaatgaaaaaaacaatgttgtactaataaaactgaaatgaaagggGCTCCATCATTATTCACAATAGGGATGATTCTGTACCTTTGGGAATGGAGGTGATGTTGGTGTCAGCTATTCGGATGTAAGAAACCCTCTTCAGATCAGCAAAAGCACCATTATCAACACCAGAGCTACTCAGAGGGTTCGAGCCCAGCTCTGGAACGAGACAGAGTCAAAATGTTCACTGGTTCATATTGCAGTATTGTTCCACTGTTGATTTGCCATTCCTCATATAAGCACAGACAAAAACCCCTACCCATGACGATGACATTGGCCATGCCGGCAAAGGAGGACTTCTTTATCTTGGTAATCTGGTTCTCATGAATACGCAGCTCCTGGAGGCTTTTCGGTATGTTAGCAGGAACATCCTTCAGGAGGTTCTTGGACAGGTACAGTCTCTCCAGATTGATCAGAGAAGAAAGGGCCTTGGCATGAATGATGGTGATCTTATTGTTGACCAGGATGAGCgtctgaagaaaacaaaaagacattCCTCTAGGAACTTTATGGCAGTAACATGACTGTAAATGGTACTATTGGTATAATTCTTTAGTTATTTGTGTATACATGCAAACGTTTTAATTACTCAACCTAAAGTTGTTCCAGTATTTGTATAATGTTTTCAGCCCTGACATAAAGTTCACTAGCTGAGGACGGCTTCCGGCGCTGAATGGAGTGAACGTGTTTTTTATAGCTCCCCACACGCCTGTGACAATTTCTCTCAGTCTACCTTGtagtcatttaaaaatcacaagtTATTAACTTAGTCTGAACAATGCCGACAAAACATAAGAAAATCGAAAAATCGAATAATGAAGAAGAGAGAGATACTGGTAATGTTCATGAAGAGCCACCGGCTAATGCTAATCAAACTAACGCTGACGTTACGGTGCCAACGAACACAGACATAATGGAAGCAATTGCGAAATTAAGCGGatcttttgacagaaagtttgaTGTCATTTCATCAACGTTAGCAGAGCTGAATGCATCTATCGCAAACATTTCTTCCCGAGTGACAGCGACTGAAGAGGCCGCGAAAGCTCATGAAACTCGCATTGAGTCACTGGAGAAATGGTGTGCACACCTGGAGACCGAATGTGGAAAACTTAAGGAAAAAACCTGCAACTTAGAGTCAAGATCACGGCGACAAAATATTCGAATTATCAGAATAAAAGAAGGCGCTGAAAGCGGTAAACCAACTGAGTTCGTGACAAGTCTTCTGGCGAATGTGCTGGGCGAAGAGAACTTTGACTGTCCAATTCAGATTGACAGGGCGCACCGTTCGCCGCAACCTCTACGAGATGGCCGCTCTCGGGCATTTATTGCCCGAATCCATCACTATCAAGTGAAGGAATGAATTTTACGCCTGGCAAGATCGAAACCCCTGCAATACGATGGAAAGGTGATACGTATTTTTCCAGATCTTGCCGCTGACGTCTTGGAACAGAGGCAGAAGTTCGACAACATACGGAAAAAATGCTGGGAGCATGAAGTGAGATGCGGATTTCGTTTTCCTTCCAAGTTAATCGTGACCGTGAGGGATAAAGAAACGAAGACCTTTGATTCACCTGAGGTTGCTGAAGCGTATCTACGGGGTGCGGTGGAGAGCTGGTGAAATGTTGAAATTGCTGCGCTTGATAACGGCGTCAGGAAAGACTTGTGTTTATGTAACAAAACTCTTTGATATGTAAAGACTGCAaggtgtcatttttatttgtttggtaaGATAAGTGGGGGCTGTACTAACGGAAGAATGTTAGGTGGCATCAATGGTGAGTTGAACgatgcaaatattattttttctggGGTGAGCATCCATAATGTTCTCATGGGATGCAATTTATTTGGGGAGGGGGGTACAGTGGGGTTGTTCGTTCCTTTTTACAAGGTTTGTAACGTTCAGGTTTATGGGAAGGCGACTTATTTTGAGTTTGAGCTGGCAGGTTTAATGTGCAGATTTTATTGAAAAGAATcaggcaaaatatattttattgtacataATGATTAACGGAGTGAAGGTTCGTGGTGGCGGCAAACTAAACTTATTAAGCTGGAATGTACGTGGACTTAACAGTCCAGTCAAAAGAGGAAAGGTCTATGCGCATCTTAAAAAATTAGGAGCGGAAATAGTTTTTCTCCAAGAAACgcatattaaaacaacaacaaaatttagTATTAAAGCCCCTTGGATGTCTCAAGTCTACCAGTCAAATTTCACCGACAAAGCTAGAGGAGTAGCAATTGTTATTAAAAAGTCTGTCCCCTTTGTACACAAGCAAACTATTAAAGATAGGAATGGCAGGTATTTAATTGTGTGTGGGGAGATAAATTCATTTCCCATTACTTTAGTGAATGCGAATGGTCCTAATTTTGACGATCCTTTATTTTTTGAAAACGTCTTCAAGATTATACCAGACTTTATGCATTCACAAGTCATCATGGCTGGTGATTACAATTGCGTGTTAAATGCGAGATTAGACACACTTCCCCGGCGAACTGCAATAAGTAAATCTGCTGTTGTACTAAATAATTATATGCGAAAGTTAAATTTGATAGATAGCTGGAGAGTTTTGCATCCCtctgat
Proteins encoded in this window:
- the LOC113048021 gene encoding decorin-like isoform X1, with amino-acid sequence MLLYVQASISNMKSACLSLLLVSVCWALPFRQSGFMDFMIEDEQGSGSPMPPTRRPPVQTPPVLTEEPEGSFCPFRCQCHLRVVQCSDLGLKNVPEKIPLDSTLLDLQNNKISEIRENDFKGLKGLQTLILVNNKITIIHAKALSSLINLERLYLSKNLLKDVPANIPKSLQELRIHENQITKIKKSSFAGMANVIVMELGSNPLSSSGVDNGAFADLKRVSYIRIADTNITSIPKGLPSSLFELHLDGNKITKVTADSLKGLKNLSKLGLSHNEISVVENGSLANVPHLRELHLDSNMLTSVPAGLPEHKYIQVIYLHSNKIAAVGTEDFCPPGYNTKKAMYSGISLFSNPVPYWEVQPITFRCVFDRSAIQLGNYRKK
- the LOC113048021 gene encoding decorin-like isoform X2, encoding MKSACLSLLLVSVCWALPFRQSGFMDFMIEDEQGSGSPMPPTRRPPVQTPPVLTEEPEGSFCPFRCQCHLRVVQCSDLGLKNVPEKIPLDSTLLDLQNNKISEIRENDFKGLKGLQTLILVNNKITIIHAKALSSLINLERLYLSKNLLKDVPANIPKSLQELRIHENQITKIKKSSFAGMANVIVMELGSNPLSSSGVDNGAFADLKRVSYIRIADTNITSIPKGLPSSLFELHLDGNKITKVTADSLKGLKNLSKLGLSHNEISVVENGSLANVPHLRELHLDSNMLTSVPAGLPEHKYIQVIYLHSNKIAAVGTEDFCPPGYNTKKAMYSGISLFSNPVPYWEVQPITFRCVFDRSAIQLGNYRKK